The Gloeomargarita sp. SKYB120 genome has a window encoding:
- a CDS encoding Gldg family protein — MTKFVRNYWPTWLGVALVTAGVVLVVVGPKNPPWGGLVLGAGIALLGYALFRLPLWDRRALEVGGNVLLRTLAVLVILGLVNFLAAQYPAKVDVSANQRFTLAPESERLMQNLKAPVRVIIFDQQINQAARQLLENYRRASQGQLTYEVIDPRRNPVLAQQFGVQGFGEVYLESGQRRERLREQLNESNLSNAIFRLTQPNQGKVVFIQGHGERSLEPAQPGQRAGFSQAKQVLQARNFEVQPLNLTETPQIPQGTKVVVVAGPQQPFLGPEVKALQTFVQQGGGLLLLLDPLEPERNDRGLGPLLQQAGVKLDGRIIVSQTEIIQGAGRGVAVTTRYADHPITRDFGQSLALFPIAQPVDLVGEGEKNGVPLFLTGRGIWAERNTREEPFFDPQQDREGPLPVGVAVTKGKGRLVVIGDSDFAGDGLFNLQRNGDIFLNSVSWLAGQDNQPLSIRPKDPTNRRLNISRPLATSVSLLALVGLPGGALVTAAVVWWRRR, encoded by the coding sequence GTGACCAAGTTTGTCCGTAACTATTGGCCGACGTGGTTGGGCGTGGCCCTGGTGACAGCGGGCGTGGTGCTAGTCGTCGTGGGGCCGAAAAATCCCCCCTGGGGCGGCCTGGTGCTGGGAGCGGGGATTGCGCTGCTAGGCTATGCCCTGTTCCGGTTGCCCCTGTGGGACCGGCGGGCATTGGAGGTGGGGGGCAATGTCCTGTTGCGTACCCTGGCGGTGCTGGTGATTTTGGGGCTGGTGAATTTCTTGGCTGCTCAGTACCCCGCCAAGGTGGATGTGAGTGCGAACCAGCGGTTTACGTTGGCCCCGGAATCAGAACGCCTGATGCAAAACCTGAAAGCGCCGGTGCGGGTGATTATTTTTGACCAGCAGATTAACCAAGCGGCGCGCCAGTTGTTGGAGAACTACCGGCGGGCATCCCAGGGCCAGTTGACCTATGAAGTGATTGACCCCCGCCGCAATCCGGTGCTAGCCCAGCAGTTTGGGGTGCAGGGGTTTGGCGAGGTGTACCTAGAGAGCGGGCAACGCCGCGAGCGCCTGCGAGAGCAACTGAACGAGTCGAACTTGAGCAATGCCATCTTCCGGTTGACCCAACCCAACCAGGGCAAGGTGGTGTTTATCCAGGGGCATGGGGAACGGTCGCTGGAGCCAGCGCAGCCAGGGCAACGGGCAGGTTTTTCCCAGGCAAAACAAGTCTTGCAGGCGCGCAATTTTGAGGTGCAGCCGCTGAACCTGACGGAAACGCCGCAAATTCCCCAAGGCACCAAGGTGGTCGTTGTCGCCGGGCCGCAGCAGCCGTTTTTGGGGCCAGAAGTCAAGGCTTTGCAAACCTTCGTGCAGCAAGGGGGTGGTTTATTGCTCCTGCTGGACCCCCTAGAGCCGGAACGCAATGACCGGGGCCTGGGACCGTTGTTGCAACAGGCGGGGGTGAAATTAGACGGGCGGATCATTGTCTCCCAAACCGAAATCATCCAGGGGGCCGGACGCGGTGTGGCGGTGACCACCCGTTACGCGGACCATCCGATTACCCGAGATTTCGGCCAGAGTTTGGCGCTGTTTCCCATTGCCCAGCCGGTGGATTTGGTGGGGGAAGGGGAGAAAAACGGTGTGCCCTTGTTCTTGACGGGTCGGGGCATTTGGGCTGAACGCAACACCCGAGAAGAACCCTTTTTTGACCCGCAGCAGGACCGGGAAGGGCCGTTGCCGGTCGGGGTGGCGGTGACCAAGGGCAAGGGACGACTCGTCGTGATTGGCGACTCGGACTTTGCGGGTGATGGGTTGTTCAACCTGCAACGCAATGGGGATATTTTTCTCAACAGCGTCAGTTGGCTGGCCGGTCAAGACAATCAACCCCTGTCCATTCGTCCCAAGGACCCGACCAACCGCCGGTTGAACATTTCGAGGCCACTGGCGACATCGGTGAGTTTGCTGGCGCTGGTGGGGTTGCCTGGAGGCGCGCTGGTGACGGCTGCGGTGGTGTGGTGGCGACGGCGGTAA
- a CDS encoding response regulator, producing the protein MATVMVVEDQKTQREMIAALLRREGLQVIEAADGYEAFEMVKGGQIPDLVVMDVVMPRMNGYQLVRQLRSYPQTSKIPVLMCSSKGETFDKHWGLKQGADAYIVKPFEPEDLIGTVRHLLRTARESTYG; encoded by the coding sequence ATGGCAACCGTGATGGTTGTTGAGGATCAAAAGACCCAGCGCGAGATGATTGCAGCCTTGCTCCGGCGCGAGGGTCTGCAGGTGATTGAAGCCGCCGATGGCTATGAGGCCTTTGAGATGGTCAAAGGGGGTCAGATTCCCGACCTGGTGGTGATGGATGTGGTCATGCCCCGCATGAACGGCTATCAACTGGTGCGACAACTGCGCAGCTATCCCCAGACCAGCAAAATCCCGGTGTTGATGTGTTCATCTAAAGGGGAGACCTTTGACAAGCACTGGGGCCTCAAGCAGGGAGCCGATGCCTATATCGTTAAACCTTTTGAACCCGAGGACTTGATTGGGACGGTGCGGCATTTGTTGCGAACGGCGCGGGAGTCGACCTATGGTTGA
- a CDS encoding chemotaxis protein CheW, protein MVETVGGLGETERGSPVTGVQGELYLRFVLTSGEEFALPAMSVEEVAGISPDRISPVPNVLPVVLGVYNWRGQVIWVGDLSQFVGLPPLNPNRPELSVIVVANGGVTCGLAVERVIGAEFLDVQQLRPPLSSEGPLKTLVQGEWSLNQGTSVLRLLKPQALVEARLWQGVE, encoded by the coding sequence ATGGTTGAGACGGTTGGTGGGTTGGGGGAGACTGAAAGAGGCAGTCCGGTAACGGGTGTCCAGGGTGAACTGTACTTGCGGTTTGTGTTGACCTCAGGGGAGGAATTTGCCCTACCGGCGATGAGTGTCGAGGAGGTGGCGGGGATTAGTCCTGACCGGATTAGCCCTGTCCCGAATGTGCTGCCGGTGGTTCTTGGGGTGTACAACTGGCGAGGACAGGTGATCTGGGTGGGCGACTTAAGCCAATTTGTGGGATTGCCGCCTTTGAATCCCAATCGCCCTGAATTGTCGGTGATTGTGGTGGCCAATGGCGGCGTGACCTGTGGCTTGGCGGTGGAGCGGGTCATTGGCGCAGAGTTTTTAGATGTCCAACAACTGCGACCGCCGCTGAGTTCGGAGGGACCTCTGAAAACGCTGGTGCAGGGCGAATGGTCCTTGAACCAGGGGACATCGGTCTTGCGTTTACTCAAACCCCAGGCCCTGGTGGAGGCTCGGCTCTGGCAAGGGGTGGAGTAA
- a CDS encoding methyl-accepting chemotaxis protein, translating to MATSNYLSDYERATGAYISGNYAEAASITDALLREYDHVPNLHLLRGHIYLCTQNYAQARAHYQRVLALTDDPELVEYARNGINDADHYLSQQGSFAPDLVEEATQPLNGEGLANPFVVSDLDTETPTPETWASEEPAAENPFAGVETQTEENPFAAVEEETTDNLGGDRTLIFSRPTPASPATTPVPPEPFPDTEPEGHTEQEPADAAADTLLMDLDQRSQRETTDEPGLFSFQEMAAPTPADNTDALLLQADSAVTRPGLKQQPAASASSVGPAPLAVSPPRQPARRISQSLVTGAVVAVLAGVPALGVPNKPLGAVLAAVLGGGAAVVLGGSSGSVKTQRVRQFCEELRLSCEALGRGEFQSALSVVGQDEFAEAAVAFNQMLAQIQERFKQLQETAEEVERSREDLQRQVIRLLDDVEGAARGDLTVQAEVSADILGAVADSFNLIIQNIRQIVQQVKTSALQVGRSAMDSEYFARELSSNALRQAQELASTLNSVQMMTDSIQRVAESAREAAEVARKASETALRGGEAVDQTVAGIQSIRESVAETTRKVKRLAESSQEINKIVNSIGQIAQRTNLLALNASIEAAKAGEAGRGFAIVADEVRQLADRTSRASKEIEQIVLQIQSETGLVMTAMEEGTQAVIRGTRVAEQAKRALEEIIQVSKQIDDLVQSITADTVRQTEVSRNVTQVMQSVELTAQETSQEAQRVSVALQNLVEVSRGLQASVERFRLGTTEPL from the coding sequence ATGGCCACAAGTAATTACTTGAGTGACTATGAGCGGGCCACTGGTGCGTATATCAGTGGTAATTATGCGGAAGCGGCCAGTATCACCGATGCTCTGCTACGCGAGTACGACCATGTGCCAAATCTCCACCTGTTGCGGGGGCATATTTACCTGTGTACCCAAAACTACGCCCAAGCGCGGGCGCATTACCAGCGGGTATTGGCCTTGACCGATGACCCAGAGTTGGTTGAGTACGCCCGCAACGGCATTAACGACGCTGACCACTATTTGAGCCAGCAGGGGTCTTTTGCTCCTGACCTGGTGGAGGAGGCGACCCAGCCGTTGAACGGAGAAGGGCTGGCCAATCCGTTTGTCGTCAGCGACCTGGACACTGAGACGCCCACACCGGAAACCTGGGCGTCGGAGGAACCAGCGGCGGAAAACCCCTTTGCCGGTGTGGAGACGCAAACGGAGGAGAATCCCTTTGCTGCGGTGGAGGAGGAGACAACGGACAACCTTGGGGGAGACCGCACGTTGATTTTTTCCCGGCCTACCCCTGCTTCGCCAGCGACTACACCGGTGCCCCCTGAGCCTTTCCCCGACACCGAACCCGAGGGACACACGGAGCAGGAGCCTGCTGACGCGGCGGCGGATACCCTCCTGATGGACCTAGACCAGCGGTCTCAGCGGGAAACGACCGATGAACCGGGGTTGTTCAGCTTTCAGGAGATGGCGGCGCCAACTCCAGCGGATAACACCGATGCGCTCTTGCTGCAGGCGGACTCAGCGGTGACCCGCCCTGGTCTCAAGCAGCAGCCAGCTGCCTCCGCATCTTCGGTGGGTCCGGCGCCTTTAGCGGTCAGTCCCCCTCGGCAACCGGCACGACGGATTTCTCAGTCCCTGGTGACCGGTGCGGTGGTGGCGGTGTTGGCGGGCGTTCCAGCGCTGGGGGTGCCCAACAAACCCCTGGGAGCGGTGCTGGCGGCGGTGCTGGGGGGCGGTGCAGCAGTGGTACTCGGTGGGAGCAGCGGCAGCGTCAAGACCCAGCGGGTGCGCCAGTTTTGTGAGGAATTGCGCTTGAGTTGTGAAGCTTTGGGGCGCGGGGAATTTCAGTCGGCTTTGAGCGTAGTGGGCCAAGATGAATTTGCTGAGGCGGCGGTGGCCTTTAACCAGATGCTGGCCCAGATTCAGGAGCGGTTCAAGCAACTGCAAGAGACGGCAGAGGAGGTCGAGCGTTCGCGGGAGGACCTGCAGCGCCAGGTCATTCGCTTGCTGGATGACGTGGAAGGGGCTGCGCGCGGGGACTTGACGGTGCAGGCTGAGGTCTCGGCGGACATCTTGGGGGCGGTGGCGGACTCGTTCAACTTGATTATTCAGAACATTCGCCAGATTGTGCAGCAGGTAAAGACCTCAGCCCTGCAGGTGGGGCGGAGTGCCATGGACAGCGAGTACTTTGCCCGCGAATTGTCCTCTAACGCGCTGCGGCAGGCCCAGGAGCTTGCCAGCACCCTGAACTCGGTCCAAATGATGACCGACTCGATCCAGCGGGTGGCTGAGAGCGCGCGTGAGGCGGCGGAAGTAGCCCGCAAGGCATCGGAAACAGCCCTACGGGGTGGAGAAGCGGTGGACCAGACGGTGGCTGGGATTCAGAGCATTCGTGAATCGGTGGCAGAAACTACCCGCAAGGTCAAGCGGTTGGCTGAGTCGTCTCAAGAGATCAACAAGATCGTCAACTCGATTGGTCAGATTGCCCAGCGCACCAACCTGCTGGCGCTGAACGCTAGTATCGAGGCGGCCAAGGCGGGGGAAGCGGGCCGGGGGTTTGCAATCGTGGCGGATGAGGTGCGGCAGTTGGCGGACCGAACCAGCCGCGCGTCCAAGGAAATTGAGCAGATTGTCTTGCAGATCCAGAGTGAAACCGGCTTGGTGATGACCGCTATGGAGGAGGGGACACAGGCGGTGATCCGAGGGACGCGGGTGGCGGAGCAGGCCAAGCGGGCGCTGGAGGAAATCATCCAGGTGTCGAAGCAGATTGACGACCTGGTGCAATCCATTACCGCTGACACGGTGCGGCAGACGGAGGTATCTCGGAACGTCACTCAGGTAATGCAGTCGGTGGAATTGACCGCTCAGGAGACATCCCAGGAGGCCCAGCGCGTGTCGGTGGCGCTGCAGAATCTGGTGGAAGTGTCCCGAGGCCTGCAAGCTTCGGTGGAACGGTTCCGCTTAGGCACGACCGAACCCCTCTAG